The Acanthochromis polyacanthus isolate Apoly-LR-REF ecotype Palm Island chromosome 2, KAUST_Apoly_ChrSc, whole genome shotgun sequence genome contains a region encoding:
- the LOC110962455 gene encoding cortexin domain-containing 1-like, whose protein sequence is MEVEGTAEPAFVDVDQGLTLAYIAFLCLLLLAMIIRCAKVIMDPYSAIPTSTWEEQLLDD, encoded by the coding sequence ATGGAAGTGGAGGGCACTGCGGAGCCAGCTTTCGTGGACGTGGACCAGGGCTTGACTTTGGCCTACATTGCCTTCCTCTGCCTGCTACTGCTGGCCATGATCATCCGCTGTGCTAAGGTCATAATGGACCCATACAGTGCAATCCCTACCTCCACATGGGAGGAACAGCTCTTAGATGACTAA